Part of the Anopheles gambiae chromosome 3, idAnoGambNW_F1_1, whole genome shotgun sequence genome is shown below.
CAACCTGAACCGGCTGTACGTGGCCGACACGGTGAGCGATCGGCTGTTTGCCCTGCCCATCCGGAACCTGCGCCAGCTCGCCTTCCCGGAGGACGGTGTGCGGAAGATTATCATGAAAACGAACGTCACCTATCTCGGGCGGCTGCTCGGGCGGCCCGCCGGGCTGACTCTGGATTTCCGCAACAATTTGCTGTATGTGCTGCAACGTGACGGTGCGATCGTGAAGTGGACGCCGGGCCGCTCGCTGAAGGCCGAGAACCATCGCGTCATTCTCCAGCAGGGCACGAACATTACGCAGATCATTCTTGGAATTGGTGGCAAAGCGTGGGCCGTATCCGGGGAGTACATATCCGAGGCTTCCAGGCGGCACTGTCTGAAGATCGTTGTTTAGGAAGACTGCTgtcgaaaaaagggaaagaaaactgTGATAAAGCGTAAATAAAGTGTGTTTGTAGATTAAACAGATGTGCCAGAAGAAATTGGAACCTTCCTGGAGCAACCTGATatagagcaaaacaaaacatgctgAAATAATCCGCATTTTATCGCAACATTCCATACACGTGCCCGACCGGGTTCGATGACGCCTTTTTGGTGGTGAGacaagttttttgttgttgttgttttactgGCGAGGCAAACATCCTTCCACAATGATTCCCTGAACTTGACCATGGCTCGACGAGGGTAAACACGCAACCAACGATGTCCGTGATGTCCGTTACGGTGACATTGAAATTCGCTAACCGTACTCTAAATCCTTACGATTGCCCAGTGCGAAACGGCAATGGAGAGCCGAAGGAGGGGTTGTGAAGGTACACGCCGGGTTcgttcgtgcagaaaacttgTTTTAATGCCTTTTCATTAACCAGCCGAGGCAATGCGTCTGGCACTAGCGGCTCTATCGTATAGAGATGGCGTCTGATCTACCGTAACTGGTAGCAAGCATATCAGTTACTTTTTGCTGAAAGCAGTAACTAATCACAAAACATCAGAGGTGCAAAGTTGAAATTGGTTGACGTATTCTTCAGTTTAATCGTCacatttttttactgtgacAAATCTCTTTCCTCTTCAAGTTGGCTCAAAAGATCTCAACTGTGGCAAGCTAGGGGTTAGCTACGGGTTATGCTCGGGTACTACCAAAATGCCAACCTTCACAACGACCACCATGCTATCCTATTCACCGGGAACTGATGTCTTTTCCTGGACAGTATCTTCAATCGTTGTTCTGTTGAATCTTTCAGTTGCTAAACACGATCTGTCAACCGGTTCTTTGGTCATAGCTGAAAAGTTGAAGCTTGTTTGCAGGGTTATCAGTTGTTTGGTcaccattttcatccaattaTACGTCGTTTCCTCCAAGTTGGCATATAACTTCTTAATCGGGTGAAACGGTTGCATATTGGCAGGGTTAGTATGGTTGGACACTAATCCTCTTAAAATGCTTGTCTCCCACAAAGTTCATCGTGTTCCTCGTTAATCTCTTCGACAAGAATCTTCTATAAATCATTCTGAGCTACTGGGCTTGGTTCTCCGATCTGCTCAATGAACCTTTAGTTTCTTAATAAAATATAGAATCTTATAGATGTTTCTGGTATTAAATTTGCCACAAAATAGCCATGCCGATCGCTTCTTTGGTGTGGATGAAGCAGGATCAGGAAGCATTACTCTTAACCATTTCTTGTAACTAGTTCCTGGAATTCTAAATATGTAATTTCTTTAAAGCATTTGCCTCATTTTCAATCCGACAACCGACAACTACTGGTGATTACGTACTGTAACCAGTTACTCATGACAAAGTAACCGAATACCTTTGGTTATTTTTCATCTCCAAAACTTCCCATCTCTACCATGTTGACCCCGTTGTTCAACAAATTTCGAATGGTTGCCGCTTTACGAGTGCCGCTATTAAGATGCTGCATgatagtgtgtttttttcttctggcaAGCACTTGCGGTTTGCGAATTCCATGAAAGCCATCAATGGATCTGTTTTGGCAGAGATTAAACGATCTGCAATAAATTATGCattaacttttttgtttttgagtcTGCCGAAAAGACCTCGAAATAAACTTTACTATCTGCTCTTTTCCAGATAAACAACTTCTTCTCGCGCACTTGCCAACTCCTCCACCACACCCTACGACCATGGAAGGACGGGATAATAATGGGTTCATCGGGGACAACAGCCCATCGATAGCGGGCCAGTACCGTTGGACTACACCGGCAGCACCGAATGGAGTTCACGTCCCCCACGGAGGACTGACCCTTACTGATGTTGAGCTGGCTGTAGGAGGTAAAACTGTCCCCAGACCAACTCCAGCTACAGGGGAAGATGCGGGACGAGTCCCTACCACCATAATACCCGAGCCCAATGCCGATCGGGACCAGTGGGGCAAGGGCGTCGAGTTCCTGATGTCCTGCATTGCCATGTCGGTCGGGTTGGGCAACGTGTGGCGGTTTCCGTTCGTAGCGCTCGAGAACGGAGGCGGCGCATTCGTGATACCGTACATCatagtgctgctgcttgtcGGCAAACCCGTCTACTACATGGAGATGATTATCGGACAGTTCTCGAGCCGGGGCAGCGTCAAGGTGTACGATATGGCACCGATCATGCGAGGTAAGTGGAGGCGTCCTTTGGACTTCAGCAATTGGAGAGCTCTTGTAAAATCCTCAACCCAAAATCCAACCACCAAATGTCCCTCCCAGGCGTCGGTTACGGTCAGGTACTGTCGACGACGATCGTCACAACGTACTACGCCTCACTGATGGCGACCACGTTGCGGTATCTGTTCGATTCATTCCAAAGCATCCTGCCGTGGGCTGTTTGTGAGGACAGCTGGGCCGGCAGCTGCATTCCGTCCGGGTCGCGCAACGTCACAATGGCGAGCGAACTGGCGAACGGAACCGCATTGTCGAACAGGACCTCCTCCGCTGAGCTGTACTTTACGTAAGTCGAaggtgtctctctctctctctgcctctgtctctttcttggtCAATAGACATTTGAAAATGGAAGTAGAAACGACTCTACAACTCTAGTAGAACTCTTCGAAACGGGGATAACAGATTGGTGATTGGAAAGGAATAGAGGGGTCTCTTAGTACAACATTACGTTACTAAACGCTCTCCACTAACACCCGGTTCGGCGTGTATCTCCGCTCTCAGAAATTACCGTAGCACACTTACTGCAACCGCAttcttccctctttctctctgacGCGCCAAGGTGTCGGTTACGGGCAGCTGTTCTCGGTGACCGCTCTAATCACGTACTACTCCTCCCTAATGGCACTAATTGCACGGTACATGATCGACTCGTTCATGAACCCGCTCCCGTGGGCCCACTGTCGCTCGGAATGGCAACCGAACTGCATCGATTCCGTGGCCGGCAGTGCAAGCCCTAATGACAGCTCATCCAATCGCACACTGACCAGTAGTTCGGAGCTTTACTTTACGTAAGTTTTAGCGGGTTCGGTGTTACGGTGGTCGGTTTCGTGGTGTTGGATTGTTGCGTCCCGTTTTGTCTAATGTAGCGTCGTACAGGGGTTTGTGTCTGTTGCTGGAGTTGTCACTACTTTAAAGGCACTCATCCTGTTCTGTTTACTTCCAGCAAGGTAGTCCTGAAGGAGCTGGATGGCATTGACGATGGAATCGGACTTCCAGATTTGAGACTAACGCTATTCCTGGTCCTATCTTGGTCGCTCGTGTTCCTCACCCTCATTAAAGGTAACAAAAACTATTCTTTCATCAATTTTCCAATACTTTTTTCCTATAAATTCGTTTCACCTCTTTTGCAGGTGTTAAAAGCTCCGGCAAAGCGTCCTACTTCCTAGCGCTCTTCCCGTACGTCGTCATGACTGTGCTGCTTGTCCGCGCTTGCACACTGCCGGGTGCAGTGGACGGTATCGTGTACTTCCTCAAGCCGCAGTGGGACAAAATCTACGACCCAAAGGTGTGGTACGCCGCCGTCACGCAGTGCTTCTTCTCGCTGTCGATCTGCTTCGGCAACATCATCATGTACTCGTCGTACAACAAGTTCCGGCACAATGTGTACCGCGATGCGACGATCGTGACGTCGATCGATACGTTCACGTCGCTGCTGGCCGGGTGTACAATCTTCGGCATACTGGGACATTTGGCACACGTGACGGGGAAGACGGACGTGGGAAATGTGGTGAAATCCGATGCGGGACTTGCATTTATTTCGTACCCGGAAGCGATCGCAAAGTTCGAGGTGCTGCCGCAAGCATTTTCGGTGCTGTTCTTCCTGATGCTGTTTGTGCTCGGCATCGGCAGCAATGTGGCGATGACGTCGTGCGTGATGACGGTGATAAAGGATCAGTTCCCGCGGGTGCGCAACTGGCAGGCGGCCACGATTATTGCCATCTGTGGCGTGCTGCTCGGTAGCATCTACGTGACGCCGGTAGGTTGTTTCTTCAGCTTCTATAATTAAAtatataattattaaaaatccTTTTCTTCTCGTTCATTTCAGGGCGGTCAGTATGTGTTGAAGCTGGTGGATTATTACGGCGCCTCATCGATCGCGCTCGTGCTTGCCATTGCTGAACTGATCGCGATCGGGTGGGTTTACGGCGTGGATCGACTGTGCAAGGACACGGAGTTTATGCTTGGCCATCGGCCCAACCTGTACTGGCGTCTGTGCTGGCGCTGGATCACGCCTCTGCTGATGTTTGTCATTCTCATCTACAACCTTGTCACGCTCGAGCCGCTCATGTACAAGCAGTACGTTTATCCTACAGTCGCTTACGGTGAGTATGAGCCATTAAGAgctaaaaatgttaaattaatGATTAAAAGAATAAATctaactgctgctgctttcatcCCCGCAGGCATTGGTTGGTGCATTTTTGCCTTTGGGCTGCTGCAGCTCCCGATTTGGGCGGCCTACGCCGTCTACAAGCAGAGCGGCAAATCGCTCAACGAGGTACGGCACCCGAAACTAGCTCGCCATAAATTCGGATGTTAACTATTTGTTTAATTCTTCacagaaaattaaaaacgcCTTCAAACCGACCGCTGCCTGGGGTCCGATTGATCCCGCCACGCACTACGAGTACAAAAAGTTCATCGATGAGGACTGACTTTAGAGGGAAACCTTAACCGGGACGGCTCACAGCGGTTTTAATTCTTTACACAGTATTGCTAAATATGTTTTTTCCTCTACTTTTTAACTTAAAATCGTTCTCAACGGTGAAATCGCGCAACGGTGTTACTGCTATGTGATACGTATTCATTAGTATTGGTTGTAATTTAttgtacacacgcacatacacacacgaaaaaGGAGTTAGAATAAagttaaagtaaaataataaaaaaccaTTCCGCCACGAACGTGATGATTAAATGCCATGGTGTGTAAGTAAGTGTTTGGAATTTTGTGATCCGAGCTGCGCACTTTTGCTCTTAAGGCACCGTAAAAGTGGGAGGCTGGTGAGTTCGCAATTATGATCGTGGGAAAGGGTCACCCTCTATGAGGGAGGCCGCTTCATCGCACGCCACAAAGATGAGCTCACCCTCGGATGGATCGACCAGTGTGGCCGGCAGCGAGCTGTCCCTGTCCGCTACGATACGCTGCAGagattaatttcattaaaaatggaaataagcCCAAAAtccccacatacacacagacacacagcccACGTTCTTACCTTCAACATTTCCGCCTTGCCACGGCCCTGCGCCCCGAACAGGCACACCTTGGCATTGTTAATCAGGGGCAGCGTCATCGTCACACGCTTCGGTGGCGGTTTCGGTGAGTTTTCGATCGGTGCAATcagctttttcttctccccgAGCAACGGATGCCCCGGGAACAGGGAGGCCGTGTGTCCGTCCGGGCCAATGCCCAAAATCAACAGATCAAACGATGGCACCTCTTCCGGCTTTTCCAGCCCGAATGCTTTGCGGATCATTCGCTCGTAATCAGCGGCGGCTTCGTTCACATCGAGCGATGCGTTTACCGGGAAGAACACACTCTCCGGTATGTTATCACAGTTGGCGAGCAGATCGCGCTTGAAGATGCCCCACGTCGACTCCTTATCGGTGACCGGGACGACACGCTCGTCGCAGAAGAAGATCTGCCATTTGCTGAAATCGGACCGCAGATCGGACATGCCCTCGCAGAGAATGTCCGCCAGCGAACCACCTGGAAAGGGGTAGGGAGAGTAAGAGTGAGcgattttaaaatgcatttgcTCAAGCATATCGTCACGCACGGGTGCACGTAAATGACTTTGAATTCACTTTGAAATtagaatgtgtgttttttgtgcttgACTCACCCgacacaccaacacgaaaGTGGTCCTGCTTGGCGAGCGTTTCATTGGCGAACTTTTCCAGCAGACCCAGCACCTCATCGCAAATGGCGTCGCCCGTGCGGTAAAAGGATCTTTTTGGAGACATTTTGGCGAGGGTAATTATGCTTGCAACGAGGTTTAAAATATGCACAATTTGCTAACGAATTCCGTTCGCGTTCTGCTCGATACCGACGGCACGGGAATAAACATGACGCAAACACGGTGTTGACGTTTTGGAAGCTAAATGTCATTCCAAAGGATTGTTTACATCACGCTTCCAGTACCCAATGAACAAATATCCAAAACccatttgattattatttgattacaatttgattctttttacGTAAATTTACATTAAAAGGTACTACAATTGCAATTAAACCAATAAGTTGTCTTCATAAtccattaaattaaattcaaaccaataagaaATGCTGTGACCTGCAGCTTATAACTATGAAGGGAACCATTAAGCAGCGTTAAGGTGCTTTAAGGCTTCCAtctacagtctttccccgagatacacgaaTATTGCGTTCCATGGAcattcgcgtaagtcgaacgTAACGTTTTTCATCCAACATATGAAAGATCAAAAATTGTTTATgatgaaattgaataatttttgtaTTGTCATTATTActtatttcatacaatttgTGTAAACAACCCAAATAGCCTAAATTTGCTTAAGCAGCCATTTATGGCAAGCTAAATATCGCTGCCTGAATTCGCCTTGTGCAGTAGTTAAACAGCATAAAAGTTCCAGCtggtccttctaaatagcgcctaagcagcttccttatgccaggGTGCCGAGTTTTTCTTATGTTTTGAAGCAAgtgtcatcgatgaaataaacaacacaatttttagttttctttATGTGCATGTTTATTTGTGAACTGTATATGTTCATAACgtttataaaattttaaatcagGGAGAATCAAGAAAGATGAAGGATATTATGTTATAGGTgatattcaacaccgtaatgccccctgtagttgttgcagtccaaccagCCTCAATCTATACTATGATAAAATTGACTTCATTAAGTAATTCGAATGCTCAAGCTTAACTTAATAAATTCGGATCTTTAAAGCACTACCAAACCTACCAGTAAATACTCCACTTATGGTGCTCGTTTTACAAATACagtttttggtttatttcatcatttattttgtttaattttacatCGGTACGGGTAGTCGAAGTGTGATCAAGAGTTGGCAATAGGTTGTACAGAATGTAGCTATTTACAGTACAGTTTGCTGCTTGCTAGCGTTTGGCAATGTGCCAATATTTTCAACACAGTATTTATCCGCTTCTCGGCACGCATTCGATCATGCTGGAGAATGATAGCGATTGCCGGGAGTAGGAAGGAGACGCATGTAAGTCCAACAACGCAACTAGGTGATTAAATCACGAATTTTATtcctgttttttatttgtttgtttcaagtTAAGTTTCACATTCTTCGATTGAagtgtttacctttttttatttgactaatgttaaaaatatattactaGCTAGGAGAGCTCTAGCTTCTATCGGTTAATCTGTAATGaaagtatttgtttgtttgctgttttgtgaacgaaaaggaaaagcaattTTGTGTTACAAAAAGATAAACAATCATTAAGCTACAattgtataaataaattagtTAACAATTATAACGTATCTACAAAACTATTTTATCGAATCCGACCTCTACCGATTGATGCGAATTGGTATATGGAGCAGGTGAACCATTGAATTCTGCCTGATGAACACTTAATTATATTCATTAGTAATGGTTTTTAATTTCCATGGAGATACAAATAAATTTGGTGGGttgttttaaatgttaaaaaaacaaaattacaaaatCCTATCATTTCTGTTTTGCTACTCATATGTTATGAAGTTTCCATCCACGTTACACACACGTTCGATATTTATTTGAGGGCAGACGGGATAGTGGTGCATACACCAAAAAACGAACAATTTGTGCAGAATTTGTCTGTGCATTTAGTGAGTTtgcttgtgtgagtgtgagtttCATTGCAGTGTTGATACGCTACTGACTATGTAGGTGAGCTTAAGTGAGCGCTCTGCTTGTTTAGTTGTGGTAGAAGTAATTTCCATCGATCGTCATCGTTTTGCTTACAATAGCTACGGCTAAGGGGTTTCatctttaattattttggTCAACATCTACTTTGGGATTTAAGTAATAAACCTTACATTGTTtggctgtttttgtttccttcttttttctccttctacTAGCACTATTCCCTAAAACCTTCCCTAATCCTGGTTACCGTGTTTTGAATCGCTACAGAACAGAaagaaaatcatcatcatattGCACTGTGTTAAAACTGTGTTGAAACTTAGGTATTGAACTAATGTTAAACGCTAAAACATAACcaaaaaaactactaccaCCGACGCACTAGCTGCGCCGGTAAATGAATTATCGTACGGGCTGCCCCGTGCCGTAACTGAGCCACTCCTAACGAGCACCTAGAGGGGCGATCTATCTGGGACGAGACCTGGGAACACTACATTAATTGCCCATTGCTGGTTGCTTCTTCCAAACTCTGCCGACTGTAATTTGACTAGCACAGATACTTTTTCTTAGGTTTCAGCGGTTTAGTCCGTCATTTTGCGGTGGCAGCAGTGCCGTTGGCTGTACTGTtgctctgctgctgcggtgTAGTCGACCGGGACGCTATCGATGCGCGAGAGCTTTGCGTGTGTTTCTGAAAGCTGTTCTCGGCGCGTGATGTACCGCAGACCTATTTTCAAGCACAACATACATCGTATTAGATACACCAGAATGgagtgttttggttttgttcgtTTCTCCCCTTACCTGATGATGCTGATCCCAATCCTTGTGCTGACAGAAGGAACCACAGTACCGTGCGAGATTACAGCCGGAACAGGTTTCGTTTGCCTTTCTTCCACAGTTCCAGCAGGCCTGCAAAATACGTGTCAAATAGCATCTTTGTTAGTCGGTTGTAGTCACATCGCGGGCGTGGGAAATGTTGCGAGATATCCAACTGCTGCACATTACATTCTGACTACCAGTTGTTATCGGTGGCTCCGTCTCGTCCGGCACGCTGCTACCACGATGAATGTCCGCGTACATCTTCTCCATCTTTAAGCGCTCCTGGGCGATCATTTCCAGCGTTCGCGCTTCCGCTGCCGCTACCGCACGCTGTATCTCCATGACGGCCTGCCGTTTCACCTGTAACGCCATGATCTCAGTTTAGTTCCACTGTTTTCCACCACACAAAATCAAACCTCCCAGCGGCCGTACCTGATTAACGGACTCTTCCGCCGTTCGGCGGAACTCCGAGATCTTCTCCTCCGTCTGCCGCTTAATGTCAGCCATCGAGCTGTCCTGATGGTCGCGCGCATGGTTATTATCGATACCGCGCTGCTGCAGGATCGAGATCGCTCGCTTCGTCTTCTCCACCATCGCCGAAA
Proteins encoded:
- the LOC1271094 gene encoding sodium-dependent nutrient amino acid transporter 1 isoform X1 — its product is MEGRDNNGFIGDNSPSIAGQYRWTTPAAPNGVHVPHGGLTLTDVELAVGGKTVPRPTPATGEDAGRVPTTIIPEPNADRDQWGKGVEFLMSCIAMSVGLGNVWRFPFVALENGGGAFVIPYIIVLLLVGKPVYYMEMIIGQFSSRGSVKVYDMAPIMRGVGYGQVLSTTIVTTYYASLMATTLRYLFDSFQSILPWAVCEDSWAGSCIPSGSRNVTMASELANGTALSNRTSSAELYFTKVVLKELDGIDDGIGLPDLRLTLFLVLSWSLVFLTLIKGVKSSGKASYFLALFPYVVMTVLLVRACTLPGAVDGIVYFLKPQWDKIYDPKVWYAAVTQCFFSLSICFGNIIMYSSYNKFRHNVYRDATIVTSIDTFTSLLAGCTIFGILGHLAHVTGKTDVGNVVKSDAGLAFISYPEAIAKFEVLPQAFSVLFFLMLFVLGIGSNVAMTSCVMTVIKDQFPRVRNWQAATIIAICGVLLGSIYVTPGGQYVLKLVDYYGASSIALVLAIAELIAIGWVYGVDRLCKDTEFMLGHRPNLYWRLCWRWITPLLMFVILIYNLVTLEPLMYKQYVYPTVAYGIGWCIFAFGLLQLPIWAAYAVYKQSGKSLNEKIKNAFKPTAAWGPIDPATHYEYKKFIDED
- the LOC1271094 gene encoding sodium-dependent nutrient amino acid transporter 1 isoform X2; amino-acid sequence: MEGRDNNGFIGDNSPSIAGQYRWTTPAAPNGVHVPHGGLTLTDVELAVGGKTVPRPTPATGEDAGRVPTTIIPEPNADRDQWGKGVEFLMSCIAMSVGLGNVWRFPFVALENGGGAFVIPYIIVLLLVGKPVYYMEMIIGQFSSRGSVKVYDMAPIMRGVGYGQLFSVTALITYYSSLMALIARYMIDSFMNPLPWAHCRSEWQPNCIDSVAGSASPNDSSSNRTLTSSSELYFTKVVLKELDGIDDGIGLPDLRLTLFLVLSWSLVFLTLIKGVKSSGKASYFLALFPYVVMTVLLVRACTLPGAVDGIVYFLKPQWDKIYDPKVWYAAVTQCFFSLSICFGNIIMYSSYNKFRHNVYRDATIVTSIDTFTSLLAGCTIFGILGHLAHVTGKTDVGNVVKSDAGLAFISYPEAIAKFEVLPQAFSVLFFLMLFVLGIGSNVAMTSCVMTVIKDQFPRVRNWQAATIIAICGVLLGSIYVTPGGQYVLKLVDYYGASSIALVLAIAELIAIGWVYGVDRLCKDTEFMLGHRPNLYWRLCWRWITPLLMFVILIYNLVTLEPLMYKQYVYPTVAYGIGWCIFAFGLLQLPIWAAYAVYKQSGKSLNEKIKNAFKPTAAWGPIDPATHYEYKKFIDED
- the LOC1271093 gene encoding 6-phosphogluconolactonase, with translation MSPKRSFYRTGDAICDEVLGLLEKFANETLAKQDHFRVGVSGGSLADILCEGMSDLRSDFSKWQIFFCDERVVPVTDKESTWGIFKRDLLANCDNIPESVFFPVNASLDVNEAAADYERMIRKAFGLEKPEEVPSFDLLILGIGPDGHTASLFPGHPLLGEKKKLIAPIENSPKPPPKRVTMTLPLINNAKVCLFGAQGRGKAEMLKRIVADRDSSLPATLVDPSEGELIFVACDEAASLIEGDPFPRS